The Nocardia vinacea genome contains the following window.
ACTTCGGACCCGCCGCGACGCGGTCACATCCGTCGCGGATGATTTGAGCGCGTCCGGATTCGAGGACGCCGAAGAGGTCGGGCGTGGCGGTTTCGGTGAGGTCTATCGCTGCAGGCAGGTGGCGCTGGACCGCACAGTGGCGGTGAAGGTGCTGACCGCCGAGCTCGACGAGGACAACCAGGAGCGGTTCTTTCGCGAGCAGCGGGCGATGGGGCGGCTGACCGGACATCCGAATATCGTCACCGTGCTCCAAGTGGGTGTCACCAAAGGCGGGCGTCCCTATCTGGTGATGCCGTATCACCCTTTGGATTCGCTGGATGCGTGGATCCGTCGGCAGGGACCGTTGCCGGTGCAGACGGTGTTGTGGATCGGGGTGAAGGTCGCGGGTGCGCTCGAGAGCGCGCATCGGCTCGGCATCGTGCATCGCGACGTGAAGCCGGGCAATATTCTGCTCACCGATTACGGCGAGCCGGCGTTGACCGATTTCGGTATTGCCCGCATTGCCGACGGATTCCGAACGGCCACGGGCGTCGTGACCGCGTCCCCGGCATTCACCGCGCCCGAGGTTCTCGGTGGCGACGCCCCGACGTCGGCTGCGGATATCTACGGGCTCGGTTCGACCCTGTTTTGCGCGCTCACCGGGCATGCCGCCTTCGAACGCCGCAGCGGTGAACAAGTAGTTGCCCAGTTCCTGCGGATCACCAGCCAGCCGGTGCCGGACCTGCGCGAGAGCGGCATACCCGACGACTTGTCGGCAGTGGTGGAATCGGCGATGCAACGGGATCCGCAGCAGCGGCCGTCGGCGACTGGAATAGGTGAGGCCCTCCGGCAGGTACAGCTGCGCCACAGATACCCGGTCGGCGAGATGGCGCTGCATGTGAAACCAGCCCCAGAGCCGCTGGACTACACCTCGGCGATGCGGGAATGGGGTCCGCCGCCGACGGCTGGAGAACGCGGCAGCGTCGGCGAGCTGCCGCTGGAACTCACCAGTTTCGTCGACCGCCGCACCGAGACGGCCGAGGTGAAGAATCTGCTGTCCACCTGCCGACTCGTGACGCTGGCCGGGATCGGTGGCGTCGGCAAAACCCGGCTGGCGCTGCGAGCGGCGACGAGCGTTCGACGCGATTTCGCCGATGGGGTCCGGGTTGTCGAACTGGCTGACGTGCGCGACCCGTCGATGCTGATCGACGTCGTGGCGGCCGCCTTGGGCCTGCGGGACGATTCGGCCCGGTCGACGCATGACGTGCTGGTCCAGTTCCTGCAATCCCGGGAAACGCTGCTCGTTCTGGACAACTGCGAGCAGGCATTGGCGGCTTCCGCGGAGCTGGTCGAGACGTTGCTGATGGCTTGTCCGGGTCTGCGGATTCTCGTCACCAGCCGCGAACCGCTCGACATCGCCGGGGAAGCGGTACTGCGGGTGTTGCCGCTGACCGTGCCGGACCCCGACGGTGAACCGTCGCTGCGCGGACTGCCCAAATACGATGCCATGACATTGTTCGCCGACCGCGCCGCCGCAGTGGTGCCGGGCTTCGAACTCACCGAGGACAACAAGGCCGCCGTGGCCGGTATCTGTTCGCGGCTGGACGGATTGCCGCTGGCGGTCGAACTCGCGGCGGCACGGATGCGCGCGATGTCGCCGCACCAGATCCTGCAGCGGCTCATTGATCGGTACGCGCTGCTCACCCGCGGTAGTCGCACCGCACCAACCCGGCAACAGACGCTACGAGAGTGCATCGACTGGAGCTACCAGCTGTGCACACCGGTCGAGCAGCGGGTGTGGGCTCGGCTGACGGTATTCGCCGGTGGCTTCGAGCTCGACGCCGCCGAATGCGTGTGTGGTGCCGAGTTGGCGCCGGAGAGTCTGCTGGACGCACTGTCCTCCCTGGTGGACAAGTCGATCGTGATCCGGGAGGAACCCGAAGGCGTCGTGCGCTTCCGAATGCTCGAGACGATGCGCGACTACGGTCGGGAGAAGTTGCAGGAGATCGACGAACACGAGGATCTGCGTCGACGACACCGTGATTGGTATCAGCGGTTGGCGCTGGATGCCGAGGCGGGGTGGATCAGCGACCGGCAGCTGAGCTGGCTCGCTCGCCTGGACCGCGAACAACCGAATATGCGAGAAGCGCTCGAATTCTGTGTGTCCGACGCTACCCCGGAGTCGGCGCATGCCGGGTTGCGTATCGCCGCAGCGTTATTCGTCTTCTGGAGCTTCCGAGGACGGTTCGGTGAAGGCCGACGCTGGCTCGACCGCCTCCTGGCCCACCCGGCCGCGCACTCGATACCGGATCGCGTCAAAGCACTGCATACGAGCACGTACATGGCTGCGGTACAGGGAAACCTGCAATACGCGGCCACCCTCGTCGAGCAGGCGCGCACCCTCGCCGAACAGGACCCCGCACCCACCACCAAAGCGCTGGCCACGGCCGCCGAGGGAACGCTGGCACTGTTTCGAGGTGAACTCGGTCAGGCGATATCCGTACTCGAACCCACCCTCGCGGTATTCGAAGCCAACGCGCGAGGACCTGTATATATCTCCACGTTGACCAACCTCGGATGGGCACACGCACTCCAGGGAGACACCGGACGGGCGATCCGGTATCACGAGCAGGTACTTGCCATCACCCAAGCGTGCGGCGAATCGCTGTTTCGATCGACCACACTGTGGGGCATCGCCATCATCGTATGGCAGCAGAGCGAAAAGTCCCGCGCACAAGAGTTACTACTGGAATCACTACGAGCCAACCGGCGCGTCCGCAGCCCTGTCATCGCGGCAATGGCCATCGAGGGACTGGCCTGGACCGGTGCCGATGACAATGGTGAACGTGCGGCCATCCTGATGGGCGCCGCCGAACACCTGCTGCGCTCCGCCTCGGGTGTCACAACTTTTTTCACGGAGCTCTCCCACTATCACGACGAATGCGAGCGCCTCGTGCGTCGCGCACTCGGCGACCGAGGATTCGAGGCCGCCTTCCAGCGCGGACAAGCCATGGGGATGAACGCCGCAGTGGCCTACGCCCTGGGGGAACCGCCGGGTACCACCCCACGCGATTCCGGCACGTCATTGACCAAGCGCGAACTGGAGGTCGCGCACCTCGTCGCGCAAGGACTCACCAACAAACAGATCGCCGCGAAACTCGTGCTCTCCCAACGCACCGCACAGCACCATGTCGAACACATCCTGAGCAAACTCGGCTTTACCTCCCGCACTCAGATCGCCGCCTGGGTCATCGACGAGTCCCGGCAAGAGGGGGACCGGGGATCCAACGGTGGTTTCGACCCGATGCGCTGAACGAGGTTCGAAAGTTCCGATACGTCATATCTCGGTAAACGGAAATTTCCGGTGACCGAAGTGCTTAAACCGGAGTTGCATGCTATATATTCAGTAACCGGCGCATTGATAGCCTCTGCATTTGCCCGATCGACATAGAGGCAATCGACAGCATGCGGTACTGGTGCTGGTTTACCGCCGCGTCGGTTGCGATCCCGTGGCCCGCTCTGTCAAATCCGCCTCCCGGTGAGCGGGATGAAAGCGCGCCGACCCGCTCTCGCGGTTCAGCTGGAGAATTCCCTGTTCCGTACAAGTTCTATTTCTTCAACCTTTTCTTTCTCGGTGCTAAAAATGTACCCAACGTGCGGCATCAGTTATATATACCTCCTATTACTCGAGGTGAATCTCCTCGAGCTTCTTCGGTTCAGAAATGCAGCAATGCACGAAATGAACCACGGGTGCCGCACGCCGAGTGGAGGAAATGCTTCCGGATTCATAAAGACATCACCGATCGGGTTCCGCACGGACCAAAGCGCCTGAGTTGCTCGGTCCTGCCGATCATCCGCAACTGACCAAATTATCGAGACATCCACTCAAAGAAGAGAAGAGATATGTCTGTAGAAATCCATCGTCGGTTCCCTCCCGGACCGAGCGGGCGGAGTGTACTGCGCACCGCTGTCGCGTTGAGCACGGCAACAATGCTCGGCGCCGTCGGCATCTCGGTCGCCAACGCCGAGCCGTCGCCGCCGGCCGCTTTCCCGGGCGTCTTCTCGACGACCGACGCGACCGCAGATATCGAAGCGATCAAGCAGCTCAAGACCAGCTACTTCGCAAATATTGATGCGAAAAACTGGACCGCGCTGCGCGAACTCCTCGCTCCGGACGTCGTGGTGGACACCACGGGCAGCGGTGGCCCCATCCTTGTCGGTAGGGACCCGTTCATCGCCTTCCTGAAGCTCACAATCGGTGGCGCCAATACGCACCATCAGGGCTTCGACCCGGCGATCCAGCTGACGTCCGCGACGTCTGCCGAGGCCGACTGGAGGATGGAGGATGTGCTTATTTTCGGCGGGACTCTCGGGGTCCACGGCTATGGCAATTACCACGATCGCTATGTAAAGGTCAACGGTAAGTGGGTGGTCAAGTATTCCAAGCTCACCCGCACCCGCCTGGATCTGATCGACCCTGACGACGGCACGGTAATCCAGGTAAACGTTCCGCTCGCGGAGATCGTCCAGAAAGTCACGGATATCATCGGCCCCTGGTAATCACGGCAAAGGCGGGAGACCACGCACATGGTCTCCCGCCTTTCTGTTCGAGGCGAACCGATGACAGGATCGGACTTCACGCCGCGTTCTCGATGTCTTTACCGAAAAGATCAATTGAATTCCTGGTCGAACCTTTACAGTAATTCGAAGGCGTATTAACTACCGGCTGCCTTGAATTCGGTATAGCAAACCACTGATGTGAATCCACGCAATGCGGGACAAGGGCGGAACACGCCCGAAAAACCTTAGCGATAGTCCATGTCAGTGTGGTGTGCCGGATATTTCCAGTTCTTGGACAGTGGGATGGGTTGTGGGGTTGGGGCTGGTGACCTGGAGGCGTACGTAGCGGGCGGTAAGTGAGTTTTGTACTGTGCCGGTTGCGCGGTCGGTGGTGACTGGTGTCCAGGTGTGGTTATCGGTGGATGCTGTGATTGTGTACGTCGGTGCGTGCTCGGCCCAGCGCGGGAGGATTCTGCTGATGGGATGATCGGTGCCCAGATCGACCGTGAGGTTTGCTCGGGTGCCCTCGGGCGCCCAACCGGTGGCCAGACTGCCATCGACTGCCGCAGCGGCGTATCGGCCCGGTTCCTCGGAAGATGCGGTAACAGATGTACATCGGGCGAGGTTTTCGCTGTGGTCCAGATCCGGTCGCCGAGTCGTGACGGTCAATGGCTGGTCGGCACTGACGAGGTCGACGCCGGTCGAGGTTTCGACCTGCATCGGCGCACCGTCGGTGAGGGTGATGGTTGTGCGGTCGGGTCCGAGTTCGGCGTCGAAAGTTCTCCCCTGCCAGTGCATTCCGTGGATGGACACTCCGGATTTCAGTTCCGGCGATAGCAAGGGGTCGATACGGATCCTGTCCTCGCGCAGGCGCAGCCCCAGCAGTCCGTTGGTGAAAGACTGCAGGAATCCCCCAGCCGCGGTAACGAACGTGAACGCTGGTGCGCTCAGGATTTCCGCGAGGCCCCCGACACCCCGCGACTCCGAGAATTGCCCGAACGGTGCGCGCATGAATGAGCGCACCGCACGTTCGACATAGGTTTTGGTCGCGCAGCCGGGGCGCCCGACCGCCGCGGCGGCGATGGCGTGTATCGAGTCGGTCATGGCTGGGCCGCCGGGATCGGTGCGTTCGGCGTAGAAGTCGAGCGTATGCTCGGAAACCTCTTGGGACATGGGCCATTCCAGGGGATAGATCAGAAGCGCGGCGTCGGCTTGTTTGATCGGTGTGCCCGGATAGCCGTCGTACTGCAGGAAGGTCTGCCGTGCGGGGTCGAACGGTATGCGCAGCCGGTCGGCGATGGTGGTCCATTCCGGTGGGCTGGGTTCGCGCAGGAGATCGGCGGCGTGTGCGGCATTGCGCAGGGCAAGCGCGGCCACAGCATTGGTGTAAACCCCGTCTCGTACGCCGTTGCTGTATTCGTCGGGGCCTGCGACATCGTTGATGGAGTAGCTGCCGTCCGGATTCGGCGTGACACGCGAGGCCCAGAATTCGGCCACATTGCGCATGACCGGCCAGATGCGGGTGCGTAGATAATCATCGTCGCCGGTGGCGAGATAGTACTGCCAGGCCGCCAGGGAGATATCACCCTGCAGATGAACCTGGTTCAGGCAGTGCGGCGGCAGCCAGCTGAGACATTCGGCCAGATCGCCGCGGCTGGCGCTGGTCCATGGATAGAACGCGCCACGGAAACCGAGCAGCCGCGCATTGGCCTGCGCTGCCGGCAGCGTCTTGTACCGGTACTCCACAACCGATTTCGCCAGCTCGGGCGCGAACTGCAACAGCGTCGGAAACATCCAGGTATCGGCATCCCAGAACACCGCGCCCGCATAGTTGTCGCTACTGAGCCCAACCGGTGAAATGCTGTTGTCCTGCCCGGAATTCGTGCTCGAATACAGCGAATACAGCGCGCCACGCACCCAAGCCTGGATTTCGGGAGCATCCGGTATGACAACCTCGCCCCGCCATAGCTCCCGCCACGCCGCCGCTGTGTCGGCGAGCAGCCGCGACCAGCCCTTGTCCGCGGCTCGACGCGCGGCGTCGAACGCCGCAGTCGCAGAATCCGGGGCGGTGAGCGTTGTGTCGACACCGACGAACTTCGTCACCTCGTAGGTCTCGTCCGCCCGCGCCTCCCACCGCGCCTCCCGGCCGATACTCAATCCGAGTGCTGGCGAAACCTGCTGTGCTGTCGATGCTGTCGTGCGTAACACCGAAGCGACCGCACCGGTGACTGCGTTGCCATCGGTTCGGAAGCCGACACCGATACCGTCCTCGCCGCGCGCACCACCGTCGATCTGCGTCATTCGCCGTGCACCGGCACCGTCGAGCACATCGCTGACGGTGACTTGACCGGACCAGTGCGGCACCATCGTCAGCCGCACCGCCCCGACATGCTGATCGACGCGATCGGTTAGCACCTCGTACACCAGATCGGTGGTCTTGCCGTCCCGTGTGGTCCAGGTGAGGGAGGTGCGTACCAGCCCGCACCGCTGGTGCACCGTCTGCGCGAGATTCGTGATCTGCGCCGCCGGTGTTGCGCCGGAGTACTTCTCGTCGCCGACACCGACGGTGAGGCCCGACCAGTTCGGAATGGCCGCCGCCACCTCTCGGTCCGCGGCGACGGTCGGTGTGTGACCGTACAGTCCGGCAACGAACGCGCCGTCATAGCGTGGCGTGTACAGCGGCCAACCACTCAATTGGTCCGTCCCCGCGTAGCCCATACCACGCGGGGGCACCCGCAACCCGAGATAGCCGTTGCCCACGAAGGGATGCCGATCGTAGGCGGCATCGACCGCGCCGCTCGACGGTGCCCACTCCGGCGCAGCGGCGAGCTCGTCATCCGGGCAAATAGTCCCCGCCGTCACCTCGGACATGTGGCGTACCGCCACCGCAGGAACCTGAACCACCAGCGCGAGGACCATAAGCATCGCGACAGCGATCCAAGCCCTTGCCCACACGCCGATGCGCCCGAAGCACCTGCCTATCAAGGACAACGACGTACCTCTCCGTGTGGCGTACGCCGCGTGTACGCCAGCGCCACCGAAAGCGGGATCTGGAATTTATCGATTATTCGATATAAATTGACGAATAATTGAGAGAACCCTAATGGCGTGTCGGTCGAGGGTCAAGACCGTATTCCTGCTGCGACCGAGCAGATTTCGTGCTTTTTGATGGGGCGGCACCCGAGCGGGTGAGCCCGAGAGGTGGACCGCTACGTGGTCGCTGGGGCCCGCAAGAGCCACGGGCCGCTGAAGCGGATCGCGAAGGATTTCGAGATCTCCGAAGACTGCTTGCGCATGACCTCGGCGCTGGCGGACTCGGCATCGCGTGACGCGATTGCGTTGCAGTCACCGAAAGGCGCCTTCGTGCATTGAGTTTCGCGCCATAACGTTTGTATCCGTTTGGCGCGCAATGGACTACGTCGATCCATGAGCAGCCTCGGCGCATGTGTGGCCGTAGGCGCACTCGCCGACTGGGATCGGCTCGGAAACCGCGGCTTTCTCGACCGCCGTTCGGCGCTCGATCAACCCGACTGTCACACCGGCGACGATGATCACGCCGCCGAAGACCTGCCCGAGCCGGACCGTCTCGCCGTTGATCGTCACGGCACCGAGCACACCGAATACCGGTACCAGGTTGAGGATGTTGACCGCGACGCTGGAGGTCATCCGGCGCAGACCGTAGTTGTAGAGAAGAAAGCCGCCGACGGAACATGCCACGGCGAGATAGGCGAGCAGCGCCGATGCCGTAGCGTCCGGTACCCGCCAGTCCCCGATCTCGAGGAGCGAGGCGAGTAGAAAGCCGGCGGCACCCGCCATGGTCTGGTAGTAGGTGAGATTCACCGCGTCCTGCCCGCGCCCCGCGTACTTGCCCAGCACGTTGTACCCGGCCCACACCAGCCCGCCGAGCAGCAGCAGGACATCGCCGAACCAGCGCCCGCTGCCTCCGACTTCCGCCCCGTTGCGCACGACCAGGAAGGCTCCCGCCGTGGCGAGCAGCACGCCGCCGACCCGCAGTAGCGGCATGCCGGCCCGGAAGACCACCAGCTCCACGAGCATGGTCATCAGCGGGTAGGTGGCCACGATCAAAGAGGCGTCGGAGGCGGTCGACAGTTCGACGCCGATGTTCTCCAGCACGAAGTAGACCGTGATGCCGAGCACGCCGCTCAGGTAGATCATCCGCCGCTGCCGGGCATCCGGTCGCGCGACCGGGTTGCGGCGCATGCGCACCATGATCCCGAGCAGCACGGCGGCGAGCGTGAAGCGGATGGCCCCGATGGTCAACGGCCCGACGTCCGCCAGCACCTGCTTGGTCACCGCGTACGAACTGCTCCAGAACAGTGCGGCCGTCACGATGGAACAGATCGCCAAGATCCTGGTCCTCCGCTCGTCCACCCCTGATTCCCCTTCCCATCCGAACTTCTGATCCCCGCCCGACCGCATCGTGGAGAAGCGCATCATGAACGGAACTACCGGGAGCAAGCTAGCAATTAGTCCGGGAGCATGGCACGCTTGCCGAACGAAATTCGGCCCTTTATGAGTGAGACGGAACATGGACGAACTAGATTCGGCGTTGCTGCGGCTTCTGTAGCAAGACGGTCGGCGCACCAATCGGGATCTGGCACAGGAGTTGGGCATTGCGCCCTCCACGTGCCTGGAGCGGGTGCGCTCCCTCCGTGAACGCGGTGTGCTGCTCGGATTTCACGCCGAGGTGGACCTCCCCTCGATCGGCCGGGGGCTACAGGCGATCATCGCGGTGCGGGTACGGCCGCCGACGCGTGCGATCATCGAGCAGTTCCAGGCCTTCGTGGCGCGGATGCCCGAGGTGATCGGAGTCTTCGTGCTCACGGGCACCGAGGACTTCCTGCTCCATGTGGCGGTTCGCGACACCGACCATCTGCACGCGGTGGTCCTGGACAAGCTGACCGTGCGGCAGGAACTCGCGGACGTACGCACCTCGGTGGTCTACGGGCACCTGCGGAAGAGCGTCATCGAGCCGATTTGAGGCTCTCCCGATCGGTCCCTTGCTTTCCGCGACGGTCAGCCCGGTGACGAACCGAAAAATAAGTCCGAACAATTAGCAGGCAAACCGATACGAATCGAAATTTCGGATGTCGGATCAGCGATGCGGTAGACCGAAAAGTCAAGTCCCGGCGGCCGGGTGGGATCTGGTTCTCGTGACAGGTGTGCCACCGTTGACCTGCGTGAACGGCGCAACGTCGCCGCTCACCTGATCGCGAGTCCGAGATGTGTGCATCTGCAGCCACCGTAATCGCCCGTCTTATTCAGCGTCGCAGGTTATCTAATTCATCGACGATAATATTCATACGTATCGAACAGGTGCCATAGACATGCGGCAAACTGTCACCTATGCTCAGAGATAGTCCGAAGTTTCGGATATGGCTGTCGGATGGAAATATTTGAGTTCAAAATCTCTTTTCGTATGAAAAGGATATGTCTATGGGCACAAGCAAACAAAGGACTCCCGACCCGCGTCGACAGAAGATGATCTCGATTGTCGTGGCGGGAGTGGTTCCACTGGCGCTCGTGCTCGGGGGAACTGCGATCGCGAACGTCGGCGCTACGTCGGCGACGGTGACCCGGTCCGACTACTCACTGCCCGCGCCGCCTCCGCCGCACGTGCCTTCGCCCGATGAGCCTCTGCTCGAGCAGCCTCATCCACAGCGGCCCAGCCCAGAGCAGACGCAGCCCGAGCAGCCGCCCCACCAGAACGTGCCCGACCAGCCGGCTGGGTGATTCGGTGCCGTCGTAATCGTGGATCAGCGGAATTACGACTGCTGCCGGCCTCCTCGTGAGAACTGATTCGGACATACAGCGGGTATCAGCTCCCGCTGAGACACTGCGTCCATCCCGGCCGCCGAAGCATTCATTCGGCGGATGTACGTGCGGCGAGCTGGATGACCCTCTGCGGACGCTTTGGGTCCGCAGAGGGTGGGGTTCAGAGCGTGTCGAAGAACTCGAGCTTCGGGGGTGCGGCCAAAAGTGGCGCCATGAGTTTGCCGGCGGCGCGGAAGTGGTCGGAGCGGCTGTGGGCGTCCAAAGCTTCCTTATCGGAATAGATTTCGAAGAAACGGTAACTGTTGGGATCGGCCTGGGAGCGAACCAGTTGGTAGGCGTGATTGCCGGGTTCGTTGGCCCGGACCTGGGTGACCAGGTCGGCGACGACGGATTCGAACTCGGGGCCGGACCCATCCTTGACGGTCACATCGGCGGTTACTGCGAGCATGGTTCTCCTTAGGGTGAGTGAACTGCGAACTGAATGGTTTCATCGATGCTCAATCGGCGGGCTGGTTGATGGCGCCCTGGATCAGAGCGGTCGTGAGTCCGAGATTCTCGCGCTGATCGGCGCCGGTCGGACCAACATCGAGATAGCCGAGAAACTGTTCATCAGCATGGCGACCGTGAAGACCCCGCTTCGCCGAACTGCAATTGCGTGATCGAGCACAGGCCGTGTTGGCGGCACGCGACGCGGGACTCGAACCGTGCCGTCGTATGTGAGATCGGCGTGCGTGGCCAGCGATACGGCCGCGGTGTCCGCTACTGAATATGCCCGAATTCGGTGCTCAGAGCTTATTCTGCCCAGGTGACAGGGGAACTGGCACGACCATTCCGGCGGCGAATGCTGCTGCTGGTCGTCGGTGTTGTGCTGGCGGCGGGTGGGGCCGTGACGCGGCCGTTCAGTTGGCCGGCAACCGTGCTGGTGGTGGTGCCGGTGGTCGTGGTATCTGTGCTGGCGTTCCGCACCAGACTCGAGCAGATTCCACGCACCGCCCGGCTGCGGCGCGGGGTGGTCGTTTGGTCGACGCTGCTGGTCGTCGCGTCGGTGTGGGAAGTGTATGCCTTTGTGCGGCAACCGGATTGGACGCGGCCCAACGATCTACACCCGACTTTGTCGACGCTGCTGGATCCGGCACTCGAGCAGTTGCCGCTGCGGTTCGCCGGATGGCTGGTATGGCTGGGTGCGGGCTGGTGGCTGGTTTCGAGATGAGCGATCGGGTGATCGTCATCATCGGGTTCGTAGTGGTACTGGTGGTCGCGCTCGGCGTGGTCGTGGTTACGCATGTGCGCCGGGATTTGGTCGCGCCCGTGGGGGAAACGATTGCGTACCTCACGCGCAATCGGTTGGTGAGGATTGTCGCTGTGCTCGCGTGGGCGTGGGTCGGCTGGCACTTTCTCGCCCGGTAGCGGGAGGTGCTCGTCGAGGTCCATGGTCGTGAGATCGCCGAAGAGGCAATCGAATACGCCGATGTGCGGGAAAGGTGCGCACGTCCGCTGGACCAGAGGTCACGGGGTGGCGGGCAGGATCGGTGGCACGTATTCGAATGTCATTCCGAGCAGCCATACGAGAAGCAGCACCACCGGCAGGTGGAACAGGAACTGCAGGAACGTGAATCCGACGAGGTCGCGCGCCCGCAGTTTGAGGACTGCCAGCAGCGGCAGCATGAAGAACGGGTTGACGAGGTTCGGCAGTGCCTCGGCCACGTTGTAGATCTGTACCGTCCAGCCGAGGTTCATGTGCACATCGGTCGATGCCTGCATGACATAGGGTGCTTCGACCAGCCATTTTCCACCGCCGGACGGGACGAAGACGCCGAGTACCACGGTGTAGAGGGCGATGACGATGGCAAAGCTTCCACCGCCGCCGATACTCGTGAAGAAGTGGGCGAGGTGTTCGGAGATGGTGAGGCCGCCGCTGCCCTTGGCTTTGGTGAGGATCGCGGCCATGGCGGCGTACAGCGGGAACTGGACGAGAATTCCGGCCGTGGCGGGTACGGCGAGGGAGATGGCCTGCAAGAACTTGCGCGGGGTCCCGTGGAGCACCAAGCCCAGCATGAGGAAGACGAGCAGGTAACCATTCAGGCTGCTGACCACGGTAAGCACCGGTTTGCTGGTGAGCTGGGAGATCAACCAGCCCACCGTCAACACCGCGGCCAGGATCGGCAGGATACGGCTGTACTCGAGCCATTCCCCGGGGCGGGAGCGTGGAGCCACTTCCGCGGGATGGTCATCCAGATCGACGTCCAGTTCCTGCGCGGTCTTGATCGCTGCGTCCTTCGGCGCGGAGAAGTGCGCGATCAGCACAGTGAGCGCCATGATGATGGCGCACATGAGCAGGGACTGCCACGTGAAGATCGTGTGCCCGAAGTCGAGGACGCCGGTGACCTTCAACAGGGCCGGAGGCAAAGAGGTGGCGGTGGCCTGCAGCTGCGCGGCCGAGGAGGATATTCCCAGCGCCCACACCGCGCCCAACCCCATGAACGCCGCGGCGCCCAGCGCGCGATAGTCCACGCGTAGATCGGCCCGACGGGCGATCGCGCGGGCCAGCAGACCGCCGAAAACCAGGCTGAGTCCCCAGTTCAGAAACGATATCGACATCGAGAGGAACGCAACGAAACTTACTGCGCTGCTGGCGGTTTGCGGCAAGGTGGCCAGCCGGTCGATGAGCCGGGCGACGGGTGGGGAGGTGGCGATGACGTATCCGGTGAGCACCACCATCGCCATCTGCAGGGTGAATGCGGTCAGATCCCAAAAGCCGTCGCCGAACGCGTTCGCGATTGTTCGCGGTGACGAGCCGTTGGCCAGTGCGGCGACGGCCACGATGAATACGCCCGCCAGCGCGACGACGTAGGCGTCCGGGAACCACTTCTCCGTCCACCTGGCGAGCGACT
Protein-coding sequences here:
- a CDS encoding putative quinol monooxygenase; the protein is MLAVTADVTVKDGSGPEFESVVADLVTQVRANEPGNHAYQLVRSQADPNSYRFFEIYSDKEALDAHSRSDHFRAAGKLMAPLLAAPPKLEFFDTL
- a CDS encoding helix-turn-helix transcriptional regulator, which produces MSELRTEWFHRCSIGGLVDGALDQSGRESEILALIGAGRTNIEIAEKLFISMATVKTPLRRTAIA
- a CDS encoding short-chain fatty acid transporter, coding for MTSGTETSPEVEETSREKGLARVAQSLARWTEKWFPDAYVVALAGVFIVAVAALANGSSPRTIANAFGDGFWDLTAFTLQMAMVVLTGYVIATSPPVARLIDRLATLPQTASSAVSFVAFLSMSISFLNWGLSLVFGGLLARAIARRADLRVDYRALGAAAFMGLGAVWALGISSSAAQLQATATSLPPALLKVTGVLDFGHTIFTWQSLLMCAIIMALTVLIAHFSAPKDAAIKTAQELDVDLDDHPAEVAPRSRPGEWLEYSRILPILAAVLTVGWLISQLTSKPVLTVVSSLNGYLLVFLMLGLVLHGTPRKFLQAISLAVPATAGILVQFPLYAAMAAILTKAKGSGGLTISEHLAHFFTSIGGGGSFAIVIALYTVVLGVFVPSGGGKWLVEAPYVMQASTDVHMNLGWTVQIYNVAEALPNLVNPFFMLPLLAVLKLRARDLVGFTFLQFLFHLPVVLLLVWLLGMTFEYVPPILPATP
- a CDS encoding DUF6186 family protein, whose product is MSDRVIVIIGFVVVLVVALGVVVVTHVRRDLVAPVGETIAYLTRNRLVRIVAVLAWAWVGWHFLAR